The DNA segment tcacacttgTGAAATTTTAAATCCACTTATCCACTAAGTAAAACATGGAACTGACAGCTAACCTTCGTAATGGTGTCCAGGCCATGAAGCTGTTACTGACTGTTCTAAGACCCTCAGGTGGAAGCAAGCTGGCTGTCCTTATCCTTGCCCAGTCTGGCCTGTATGTCACTGCACACCCACTGCACACacctgaaatggctgagcaaaccACTCTGTTCAAGAGTATTAGGGACAGgccacaaatgctggccttgccagtgatctCCATATCCTGTGAAAGATAAAAGAAATGAGGAGGGCAGATTATATCAATGAGGCTTACATTTTTATGACCGTCGAGACTATGTGATTAACTCATCGAGGTACTGAAAACAATTAATAGCTTTGACAGGGTAGAATATAAGAACTCACCAAGGCCGAGGAATGAAGGGATATAACCTAGCATTAGAGCTAGACCACATCACTAAATTCAGGAACATCATCTTTACACAATGACTTTCTCTTCCTCTGAACAACTGGAAATTATTGAGACTAAAACTCGGTCGATTTTGTATGGTAAAGGTATGAAGGAATACGGAACCGCGATGGGTCAGTGGGGTCGGAATGCCGGTCATCCGTTTTGTAACGAGAGAGGGAACAggttgatgggttgaatggcccgtGTACGTTAAAATGTTCCAGATTTGcttcttccagccccaccatGTGCAGCAGGCCCAGAGTTTGTCTGTGAGTCGTGGTGTTTGTAGTTCAAACAGAAGTGGAACGTGGTAACCTATCTGGTTCTGCACAATGCTTCAAATGCAAATATTTAGGAAAGACAAGGAAGCGATATTCTCAGGTTGGTGTCTCTGATAATGGTTGTAACAGGTGGTTTACACTGCTTCTCAGTTGGAGTTGTGTTATATTTAACATGGATGATGCAAAGTATAAGTAATTATCTGGTGTGGGATAGTTCCTCAACCATACAGTGGGTATTAAAACAGAGTAATGCTCAGATATTTGTACCAAGCTCTTTGCAACCTTGTCCTGAACATACCAGTGTAACATGAAGCccctttttatttcatttatttgcaGAACATGAACAAAGAAATAACCAGCGGTCTGCCTGCAGAAAGACAAAGCATCTTCAATACCCAGCTCCCTCACTCGGCCCACTTTTCTTTCATCCATACACCAAGGGCTCACAAATAAAGATGGATTCCTCTCATCACTGTGCATGGAGGAAGTCTGGGTTCTGTAATGGGATCACTTTTACCAACCGCCCAGTCCTCATCCAGGAGAAAGTGAGATTGAAGATCACAAAGACAGAGGAGTCGTGGAAAGGAGGAATGCGACTGGGATGCACAATTTTTGACCCCTCCCTGATGCATCCCGATGCCCTTCCGAAGTTTGTGTGCCCAGACCTGGAGGATGCCCACGGCTTCTGGGTCAGTGCGTTACCCCAACAGTGTATACAAGAGGGAAGTGTCATCTCCTTCTGGGTGAACAGCCAAGGACACTTCCTTTATTCTGTAAACGAAGGAAGGGAATGTCTCCTCATGAAAGGATTGATGGTGTGTTGGCCCCTGTGGGTTATCATCGATGTGTATGGAACAACTCGAGAAGTCCAGCTTCTAGGTAAAGATTCGTTTGAAATATGTAATAGAACTTTGAATAACTTTATACTCTGTCATTTGCTGTACAGTTTGGCTTCGATTAATCCACCTCCTGTACTGATGGCCTTGTGGGGAACCACACCATGTGATATGCTGTTAAGTCACAGAGGATAAAACAACACAAGTTTGATCAGTGACACGTTAGTTTATCCCAGTCAGTGCAGTGTGAAGCACTACATTTGACCTTAGTGCTCCAATTGAGAATGGAAAGTTTATCTCGGATTCCGACAAGTCAGCGATTTGTGCTACACACACATGTAGATGTTGTGTAAGGGCAGATTTAATTTCAGTTGGGAAGCCCACTGCAGGTGAATAGCCCCCACCACTCTGGATGTACGATTCTCACGGTTGCATCCTCTAGACTTGATTGAGCTTCTTAGGAGCCATGGGAACACAGTCCACTGAGAGTCAGAGCCTTTTGAGACTGTGGATGAAATTGGCAAAATTTAATATCTGTGAGGTCGAAACTCTGTTAAAAGTTAAATACTAAAATGGAGAAGATTCCATTTGCACTAATTTCCACCCAAAGTGGCAGCATAGATAGACACCCCGTTCCTCCTCCAAATCACATTTATTCAGTTATTAAATGTGAGGGTTTTAATTCAGATTCATCCAAATGTAATTCTCATGTTTCAAGAAGTTGTGACTAAAAACTGCAGCTCACCATACTTTTCAATCATCTTCAGCAGGAGCATTGATTACACTCAGAAAGCCTAAAGCATTTGAGTGGCATTTGCATAGATGATGTGGTGGTAATGGTGATAAAACTGTCAGTGTTTGCTTGTCATTATGCCATCGAAACTGACAGCATTATCTGGGATTCCACAACTGGAAAGAAGTCTCGAAGCTGCGGCCAGTGATTCTGCATTGCACCAGAGGATATACTCTCAAGGTCACCCAGGGCAGAAGTCCCAAAGTAATCAATGAATTGACAAAAACATTCATTCTCAAACAGCTCGCCTTACTGCCAACAAGATGGTTTAAAAGGCTACACCTTTTTGATTGGCTCGTAATTATGATTTCCCAGCGTACAAAGTTTATAATTATTGATAAATAGCTTCAATCTTTCTGATTTAAACTGCTCCCTGATTTGTGGAGTGTCAAATTTCTCCGTTGTGATAAAATCCCTAACATTATTATAATAATGTTGGTCAAATTTCATTTACATTTCAGCTTTAATCTTAATCCAATCATAACCATTGATTTAACTATCTATAAATTTCAAATGATAGGTTGAGATGCTTTAAACTTCACAGCTTTCTGTCTGTGAGATACCTTGAATATGATTGGCTGTTTATCCTGGTCACTGATGTCACTCCGAGTGATTCCATTGACAGGTCACAGATTTATCCCACCATTGGGAAAGGGAAGGTCTTTTCCACTGGTAGGTCTTTGTGGACAGCCTTCTTCAAGACCATCAGTGAGCAGTCTTGCCACACACCTGTTATGCCTTAAAGTGTTATTATTTTGTAAACTGAGTTAATATAATCCAAACTAGGATCAGCAATAATGGCAGTACACTGGTCCCTGTCTCTGAGCCGGTTTTACAGAGTTAGGTGTAATTGCTTGGATCTCTTAGGGAACTCCTGAAACTGACAATTACCTCTTTAAGGAGATTTCTGCTCCTTGTCAGTTCCTTCTTTAATCCATCAGTTTATAGTTTAAACGTGTTGAGTTAGATGGATCATGTGAGACATCCCTAGTAACTTTAatttctccctcagtgtcaccTCAAATGCAATCAGTGATGAGGCCGGAAGTCTACTGCAAGTAGCTGTTAAAACCATAAAACAGGGTTTCCATGTGACCTTTGATTGCTTCATGATATGCTTCATGTATACAATATGATATTGCACACATAGTTAATCAATCTAGGTATGGAAAGATTGTTATTAATGAATAATATGAAACTAGGAGTTACAAAGTTTGATCATTTCAGATTAAAAGGTACCTCATTCCCAATGTGTATTGCTATGCTCAGTATGCTAAACTAAATGCTTGTGTTTTTACCCGTTTAGATCCCTCTGTGTTTTGTGTAGCCCAGAACAAATCAGCATTGCAGCCGTCCCTCCCTGCCAGACAGAACAAACCCCAAACATCCAGTTCTTGTACGTCTACATCTTGTACAACACCATCCAAAGGTGAGAGCAATTAACAACAGCCAGCCACTAaaacagcaggtctggctgcatctgtgaaggaagaaacagagttaacctgttggtttttatttaacaacGCCCAGGCATCTTGTTGTTTAGTTCCTAGGAACAATTGTGTTTTGCAAGGTTGAGGAATGTGAAAAGGAGAAATGACTCGAAACTGGCTCAGCCTTTTATCTTTTCTAAACCAGGTGATCTGAAACTAAATGATTTACAAAATCTTATATCCAGCTAACAAAACGCCAGTTAAAAAACCGTGCCTGAATCTCGACTCGGCTTTTGCATGCTGGTGTCTGGGAAGAGGCGGGTATCATTGTGAAATGAATTTCCCTAATTGATTTCAGTGAGAGCACTGGGGGTGCCTGACACAGACTGCCCTATCACAATGCACCTCAACATTGTCAATTGAATCACTGTCGCTCTTACCATCCACTATCAATTATTGTTCTGAACACTATTTCTGCAACATTGCATAACATGATAAAACCTAAACGTGTCAGTTGCAAAATCAAGCCCTCGGAGTGCTTAACTAATGCTACAAGTATGTTCTAACCTATTATCGAATCAAGCTCATTGCAAAACTCGTTTTCCTTCCTATGGCATCTGGACTGGTATCTGTTTTCAGTGCCAGCACAGCCAGAGTAGAGAATGAATAGCTGtaactgtttatttttaattgcacTGAAACTAAGATGCTCATGCTAAAGGGTAGTATCCATACTGCATGCTCTAAGCCACTCAGGAAAAGAAGTGGACCAATGCCTAATTCACCACACCATAACATTGAGCAACATGGGAGCTCAGTGGTTCACATTGCTGCCTGACCACGCtcagttcaattccaacctccaagtgactgtctgtgtggagtttgcatgctctctttgttcctgccacagtccaaagatatgtaggctaggtggattagccatggcaaatatagggttacagggacagagtaggggtgtgggtctgagtggggtgttcttcagagggtcggtgtggacttgataggccgaatggcctgattccacactgtagggattctgtgataagaTACAATGGCAGAGCTGCCAAAACGTGACCCTGCCCAAGGACCATCTGCTTTCTGTTATCGAATCAGTTCAGCTGCACAGTTTCAATTTAATTTGGGAGCCCACAATGTCTTTTAAAACCTTCTGAAACTCAAGAGCTTAATTCTCTAGTTCAGTTGCCACCTTGTGAAATTTCAGTGAATTAGGCGGAAATTAACCTATATTTCTGCACCCCAAGATGACttgtattcaaaatatttttgaataaaaCTTTTAATTTTTGTAATTTACTAACAGTAAGTAATTGGCTCcttattttgaaaatttaaatatttcataTATCGGCTAGTCTTCCATTACAGCCAAAAGGCAAATGAAAATATTAGCCAGTCCTTGGTGATTTAGTATAGATTTGTCACTGTCAAAGAGAAAAATGGCGAGATTGTATAGTAACCGTCTAAGCCTTTTATTTTCAGATACATCTGGTTCCAGTCCTTCTGTTCCCAAAGTATCATCAATTACTCCACCCCAGGACTCTGCATCTGTGCATGGAGAGTGTATTGTCTGCTGTTCTTGCCTGGTTGACTCAGTATTGTACAGATGTGGACACATGTGCGTATGCTACAGCTGTGGTCAGAAGCTTCTCAGCAAGAATTCCAAATGCCCAATCTGCAGACAACCAATCAAAGAGATCATCAAGACATACCACAGCTAATACTTGCAGATTAACATGCGAACTAACTTTGTCTGACCCCCACTTTGAGTGACATTTCTTTGAGTGCCAGCAGCTTGGCCCACTGTCTCAGTTCTGCAGCACTTGGCAACATGTCCCAGTAAAAGATAACACAAGTGTGACCATTCATTCAGTAGTTAACCTCAATGTGAAACGCAGGGAGAACATTGAAATGCAGGGCAGGACAGAGAAGGATGGGATGGGGTAAGTGTATGAAGAAATGGACACATGGTTTGTGTAGGAAAAATGAGAGACTATTAAAGACATTAAAGAAAGAGGGACAAATTAGGAAGGGAAGCAGCAGAACTGTTCAGCAGCATGACTCAACCAGAAAAAGGAAGTGGTCCCAGTTATTGAAATCATATGGAAAATTGGGCAAACAACTAAAAACGAGAATGAGATCCCAAGCAAGCAAAGGTAATTGGAGATTTGTTTTAGTGGGAGAGATTAAGCCAAGTTTAAGGAAATGTGTATGCACACTATAGCAATCCACGACCCTGCTGGGTTCAAAAATTATGTAAACCTTTGGATATTACCTATTCATTGTCCACAGACCCCCAGTATTTCACAAAAGGTATGTCAGTTTCCATTCCAGTGATTAAGCTGGTGATATGGGATAAATTTAACATGACAAACAACCACCTCACTCTATTTATATGTACATACTAATTTCCTCATCAGCGCGAGCAGTAACTTCTGTTCCTTCATCCTGAAAGCTCAGGGTGGATGTGGTAGGCTTCCGGGATTCATACCATCATCCTGTGAGAGGTGAATATGAATGATAGGTGGGCGTTACTCTGACACTCACTTTAACATTTTGAttctgtgttgcagctttatatCGTAGCCTTGCCATTGCTAGTctgaaatgaaatgttaatgtttgaACAGAGCCTAACAATTGCA comes from the Stegostoma tigrinum isolate sSteTig4 chromosome 13, sSteTig4.hap1, whole genome shotgun sequence genome and includes:
- the LOC125458342 gene encoding protein neuralized-like, which codes for MPLSMGISCIKHTPREHEQRNNQRSACRKTKHLQYPAPSLGPLFFHPYTKGSQIKMDSSHHCAWRKSGFCNGITFTNRPVLIQEKVRLKITKTEESWKGGMRLGCTIFDPSLMHPDALPKFVCPDLEDAHGFWVSALPQQCIQEGSVISFWVNSQGHFLYSVNEGRECLLMKGLMVCWPLWVIIDVYGTTREVQLLDPSVFCVAQNKSALQPSLPARQNKPQTSSSCTSTSCTTPSKDTSGSSPSVPKVSSITPPQDSASVHGECIVCCSCLVDSVLYRCGHMCVCYSCGQKLLSKNSKCPICRQPIKEIIKTYHS